From Quadrisphaera sp. DSM 44207, the proteins below share one genomic window:
- the thiE gene encoding thiamine phosphate synthase — protein sequence MPGPDRRTALADARLYLCTDSRRRQGDLEPFLDAVLGAGVDVVQLREKGLEAAEELELLQVVAAAARHHGRLVAVNDRADVAAVARPDVLHLGQQDLPPAAARRILGPDVLLGRSTHSARQFDTALADPDVDYACVGPTWVTPTKPGRPAAGLDLVRHAAAVAGGSAWFAIGGVEGSTLDAVLDAGARRVVVVRAITEADDPAAAAAELARRLREHGS from the coding sequence GTGCCGGGTCCCGACCGCCGCACCGCCCTCGCCGACGCGCGCCTGTACCTGTGCACGGACTCCCGCCGCCGCCAGGGCGACCTCGAACCGTTCCTGGACGCCGTGCTGGGCGCGGGCGTGGACGTCGTCCAGCTGCGGGAGAAGGGCCTGGAGGCCGCCGAGGAGCTGGAGCTGCTGCAGGTGGTGGCCGCGGCCGCTCGCCACCACGGCCGGCTCGTGGCCGTCAACGACCGCGCCGACGTCGCCGCCGTCGCCCGCCCGGACGTGCTCCACCTGGGCCAGCAGGACCTGCCGCCCGCCGCCGCGCGCCGCATCCTCGGCCCCGACGTCCTCCTCGGGCGCTCGACGCACTCGGCGCGGCAGTTCGACACGGCCCTCGCCGATCCGGACGTGGACTACGCGTGCGTGGGTCCGACCTGGGTGACGCCGACCAAGCCCGGTCGGCCCGCCGCGGGCCTGGACCTGGTGCGCCACGCCGCCGCCGTCGCCGGCGGGAGCGCGTGGTTCGCCATCGGGGGCGTCGAGGGCTCGACGCTGGACGCCGTCCTGGACGCCGGCGCGCGCCGCGTGGTCGTCGTCCGGGCGATCACCGAGGCGGACGACCCGGCGGCGGCAGCCGCCGAGCTGGCGCGGCGGCTGCGGGAGCACGGGTCCTAG
- the thiO gene encoding glycine oxidase ThiO has translation MAGVASADVVVLGGGVIGTACAWRAAQRGLRVVLVDPAPGSGASRVAAGMLAPVSELHHGEEALLRLSLLASADYPRYVADLQAASGADPGYRACGTLAVALEADDRARLADVRRAQQRLGLDVEALSGRACRQLEPLLDPAVCGGALVRGDHQVDPRLLLAALQAAARAAGVRTVVAAGRVEVEGGCAVGVRLDDGAPVRAERVVLATGARARGSAPAHPPVHPVKGQVLRLRMPPGEHVISRTVRGRVRDREVYLVPRAHGELVVGATTEERGFDETVTAGAVYELLRDAQALVPAVSELELVEAAARCRPGSPDNAPIIGPSSVPGLVLAVGHHRNGVLLSGTTADAVADVLTGAGLPAHLSEFGPDRCAPRPAVLEEVGT, from the coding sequence ATGGCCGGTGTCGCCTCCGCGGACGTCGTCGTGCTCGGCGGCGGCGTGATCGGCACCGCGTGCGCGTGGCGCGCCGCGCAGCGCGGCCTGCGGGTGGTCCTCGTCGACCCGGCGCCCGGCTCGGGCGCCTCGCGCGTCGCCGCCGGCATGCTCGCCCCCGTCAGCGAGCTGCACCACGGCGAGGAGGCGCTGCTGCGCCTGAGCCTGCTCGCGAGCGCCGACTACCCGCGCTACGTCGCCGACCTGCAGGCGGCCAGCGGCGCCGACCCCGGCTACCGCGCCTGCGGGACGCTCGCCGTCGCGCTGGAGGCCGACGACCGCGCTCGCCTGGCCGACGTCCGCCGCGCCCAGCAGCGGCTCGGGCTCGACGTCGAGGCCCTGAGCGGGCGCGCGTGCCGGCAGCTGGAGCCGCTGCTGGACCCCGCCGTGTGCGGGGGCGCCCTGGTGCGCGGGGACCACCAGGTCGACCCGCGGCTGCTGCTCGCCGCGCTGCAGGCGGCGGCGCGCGCGGCCGGGGTGCGCACCGTGGTGGCCGCGGGGCGGGTCGAGGTCGAGGGGGGGTGCGCGGTCGGCGTCCGGCTGGACGACGGCGCACCGGTGCGCGCGGAGCGCGTCGTGCTGGCCACCGGGGCGCGCGCCCGCGGCTCGGCGCCCGCGCACCCGCCGGTCCACCCGGTCAAGGGCCAGGTCCTGCGGCTGCGCATGCCCCCCGGCGAGCACGTGATCTCGCGCACGGTGCGCGGGCGCGTGCGTGATCGGGAGGTCTACCTCGTGCCCCGGGCGCACGGTGAGCTCGTCGTGGGCGCCACCACCGAGGAGCGCGGTTTCGACGAGACCGTCACCGCCGGGGCGGTCTACGAGCTGCTGCGCGATGCGCAGGCCCTCGTCCCGGCCGTCAGCGAGCTCGAGCTCGTCGAGGCCGCCGCCCGCTGCCGCCCGGGCTCCCCGGACAACGCCCCCATCATCGGCCCGTCGAGCGTGCCCGGGCTGGTGCTGGCGGTGGGGCACCACCGCAACGGCGTCCTGCTGTCCGGGACCACGGCGGACGCCGTCGCCGACGTCCTCACCGGCGCCGGCCTGCCGGCGCACCTGTCCGAGTTCGGCCCCGACCGGTGTGCACCGCGACCAGCGGTGCTGGAGGAGGTGGGAACGTGA
- a CDS encoding thiazole synthase has product MTAQLHAPAAGSPSPTPGPADAPLVVAGEAFTSRLITGTGGAANLEVLERALRSSGTQMTTVAVRRVDPGARGALLDVLDRVGVRVLPNTAGCRTAREALLTARLAREALQTSWVKLEVVADEETLLPEAVELLDAAEQLVEDGFTVLAYTNDDPALALRLERTGCAAVMPLGAPIGSGLGILNPHNIALIVERASVPVVLDAGVGTASDGALAMELGCDAVLLATAVTRAQDPELMGHAMRLAVQAGRAARGAGRIPRRRRALASSPWQGLADLGERP; this is encoded by the coding sequence ATGACCGCGCAGCTGCACGCCCCCGCCGCCGGCTCGCCGTCCCCGACCCCGGGGCCGGCCGACGCCCCCCTGGTCGTCGCGGGCGAGGCGTTCACCTCCCGCCTCATCACCGGCACCGGCGGCGCCGCCAACCTCGAGGTGCTCGAACGGGCCCTGCGCTCCTCCGGCACCCAGATGACCACGGTTGCCGTGCGGCGCGTGGACCCCGGCGCCCGCGGCGCCCTGCTCGACGTCCTCGACCGCGTCGGTGTGCGGGTGCTGCCCAACACCGCCGGCTGCCGCACCGCCCGGGAGGCGCTGCTCACCGCGCGCCTGGCCCGTGAGGCCCTGCAGACCTCGTGGGTCAAGCTCGAGGTCGTCGCCGACGAGGAGACGCTCCTGCCCGAGGCCGTGGAGCTGCTGGACGCCGCGGAGCAGCTCGTGGAGGACGGGTTCACCGTGCTGGCGTACACCAACGACGACCCGGCTCTGGCCCTGCGCCTGGAGCGGACCGGCTGCGCCGCCGTCATGCCGCTCGGCGCCCCCATCGGGTCGGGCCTGGGCATCCTCAACCCGCACAACATCGCCCTGATCGTCGAGCGCGCCAGCGTGCCGGTCGTCCTCGACGCCGGCGTGGGCACGGCCTCGGACGGGGCGCTGGCCATGGAGCTCGGCTGCGACGCCGTGCTGCTGGCCACCGCCGTCACCCGCGCCCAGGACCCCGAGCTGATGGGCCACGCCATGCGCCTGGCCGTGCAGGCCGGGCGCGCGGCCCGCGGCGCCGGGCGGATCCCGCGGCGCCGGCGCGCGCTGGCGTCCTCGCCGTGGCAGGGCCTCGCCGACCTGGGGGAGCGTCCGTGA
- the moeB gene encoding molybdopterin-synthase adenylyltransferase MoeB, translated as MTTGAPGATGASGAARTTGVLPPLVEPAPELTPEEARRYVRHLQLPEVGHLGQRRLKAARVLVVGAGGLGSPALLYLAAAGVGTIGVLDDDLVEESNLQRQVVHGSGDVGRAKVDSAARAVERTNPLVRVVRHRERLTAQNAERLVTGYDLVLDGSDNFPTRYLVNDACVLAGKPWVWGAVLRFDGHVATFWAQHGPQYRDLFPEPPVPGTVPSCGQAGVLGAVCAVVGSVMAAEAVKLITGCGRSLLGRVVVLDALSTTWRTLQLRPDPSRPPVTGLAEQPHACRAGTTEDLPVVTAAQLADRLRAREAGEEDFLLVDVREPDEHAASSIPGAVLVPLASILGGSGLADVPSDRPVVLHCAAGARSARALRALLDRGHADAVHLQGGVAAWTAARTDPGPAR; from the coding sequence GTGACCACGGGAGCACCCGGGGCCACGGGAGCATCCGGGGCCGCCCGGACCACCGGCGTCCTGCCGCCGCTCGTCGAGCCCGCGCCGGAGCTGACGCCGGAGGAGGCGCGCCGCTACGTCCGCCACCTGCAGCTGCCGGAGGTGGGCCACCTCGGCCAGCGGCGCCTGAAGGCCGCGCGGGTGCTCGTCGTGGGCGCGGGCGGCCTCGGTTCTCCCGCGCTGCTGTACCTGGCGGCCGCGGGGGTCGGCACGATCGGCGTCCTCGACGACGACCTCGTCGAGGAGTCGAACCTCCAGCGCCAGGTCGTGCACGGCTCCGGCGACGTGGGGCGGGCCAAGGTGGACAGCGCCGCGCGGGCCGTGGAGCGCACCAACCCGCTCGTGCGGGTGGTGCGCCACCGCGAGCGGTTGACGGCGCAGAACGCGGAGCGGCTCGTCACCGGGTACGACCTCGTCCTCGACGGCTCGGACAACTTCCCCACCCGCTACCTCGTCAACGACGCGTGCGTGCTCGCGGGGAAGCCGTGGGTGTGGGGGGCGGTGCTCCGCTTCGACGGCCACGTCGCGACCTTCTGGGCGCAGCACGGGCCCCAGTACCGCGACCTCTTCCCGGAGCCGCCGGTTCCCGGGACGGTGCCCTCGTGCGGGCAGGCGGGCGTCCTCGGCGCCGTCTGCGCGGTGGTCGGCTCCGTCATGGCGGCCGAGGCCGTCAAGCTCATCACCGGGTGCGGGCGGTCGCTGCTGGGCCGCGTCGTCGTCCTGGACGCGCTGTCGACCACCTGGCGGACCCTGCAGCTGCGGCCCGACCCCTCCCGGCCGCCGGTGACGGGGCTCGCCGAGCAGCCGCACGCGTGCCGGGCGGGCACCACCGAGGACCTGCCGGTCGTCACGGCGGCGCAGCTGGCCGACCGGCTGCGCGCCCGGGAGGCGGGGGAGGAGGACTTCCTGCTCGTGGACGTCCGCGAGCCCGACGAGCACGCCGCCTCGTCGATCCCGGGCGCCGTCCTGGTGCCGCTCGCGAGCATCCTCGGCGGCAGCGGGCTGGCGGACGTGCCGTCGGACCGGCCCGTGGTGCTCCACTGCGCCGCCGGCGCGCGCTCGGCCCGCGCGCTGCGGGCGCTGCTGGACCGCGGCCACGCGGACGCGGTGCACCTGCAGGGTGGTGTCGCGGCGTGGACGGCCGCGAGGACGGACCCCGGCCCTGCGCGCTGA
- a CDS encoding cytosine permease, translating into MNTSVTSRPSSAPDAPITLAEPAARTLGLRDCLGLWGNLGTSLLLPVAATYVVLAGRPLGATLLAIVVGAVIGGLLLGLGAAAGAREGVPTMVLMRGLFGRRASVAPTVLNLVQCVGWATFEIVIIAEAASRALDAPRWPFVLGAGALATAMALRPLGAARVLARYAVWAALAAVLHLFAQVLAEPLVPVSDGGAASFWTAADVVIALPVSWFPLVADYTRHARSPRAALTGAALGYGGATVALFTLGALALAAYGAAGLDMIDALLAVPLGLLAVLVLLVVEVDEAFANVYSTAVSAQNLAGRLDRRVLAVVTGAVATLLALAFDIAAYEPFLFLIGAVFVPLVGVFVVAYHLLPRGAWDVSETAPSRPLLLLPWVAGFVAYQLTLPTSLAGPGAGWTAWWRSAQTALGIDPANGWSASLVSLAVSAALTALVGLPGALSRSRRT; encoded by the coding sequence GTGAACACGTCTGTCACCAGCCGTCCGTCCTCAGCACCTGACGCCCCGATCACCCTCGCCGAACCGGCGGCCAGGACGCTGGGGCTGCGGGACTGCCTGGGCCTGTGGGGCAACCTCGGCACCAGCCTGCTGCTGCCCGTGGCCGCGACCTACGTGGTGCTGGCCGGCCGGCCGCTGGGCGCGACGCTGCTGGCCATCGTCGTCGGCGCCGTCATCGGCGGCCTGCTGCTCGGCCTCGGCGCCGCCGCGGGCGCCCGCGAGGGCGTGCCGACCATGGTGCTGATGCGGGGCCTGTTCGGACGGCGCGCCTCGGTGGCGCCGACGGTGCTCAACCTCGTGCAGTGCGTCGGCTGGGCGACGTTCGAGATCGTCATCATCGCCGAGGCCGCCTCGCGGGCCCTGGACGCCCCCCGCTGGCCGTTCGTGCTCGGCGCCGGGGCGCTCGCCACCGCCATGGCGCTGCGGCCCCTGGGCGCGGCGCGCGTCCTCGCCCGCTACGCGGTCTGGGCGGCGCTGGCCGCGGTGCTCCACCTCTTCGCCCAGGTGCTCGCCGAGCCGCTGGTCCCCGTGAGCGATGGCGGGGCGGCGTCCTTCTGGACGGCGGCCGACGTCGTGATCGCCCTGCCGGTGTCCTGGTTCCCCCTGGTCGCCGACTACACCCGCCACGCGCGCTCGCCGAGGGCTGCGCTCACCGGGGCGGCGCTCGGATACGGCGGGGCGACCGTCGCGCTGTTCACCCTCGGTGCCCTGGCCCTGGCCGCCTACGGCGCGGCGGGCCTGGACATGATCGACGCCCTGCTCGCCGTCCCCCTGGGGCTCCTGGCGGTGCTCGTGCTCCTCGTCGTCGAGGTCGACGAGGCCTTCGCCAACGTCTACTCCACCGCGGTCTCGGCGCAGAACCTCGCCGGCCGGCTGGACCGCCGGGTGCTCGCGGTGGTCACCGGCGCGGTGGCGACGCTGCTCGCCCTCGCGTTCGACATCGCCGCGTACGAGCCGTTCCTCTTCCTCATCGGCGCGGTCTTCGTGCCCCTGGTGGGGGTCTTCGTGGTGGCCTACCACCTGCTCCCCCGCGGCGCCTGGGACGTCTCGGAGACCGCGCCGTCCCGTCCCCTGCTCCTGCTGCCGTGGGTGGCGGGGTTCGTGGCCTACCAGCTGACGCTGCCCACCTCCCTCGCCGGGCCCGGAGCGGGCTGGACGGCGTGGTGGCGCTCCGCCCAGACGGCCCTGGGCATCGACCCGGCCAACGGCTGGTCGGCCTCGCTGGTCAGCCTCGCGGTCTCCGCCGCGCTCACGGCGCTCGTCGGCCTGCCGGGCGCGCTCTCGCGGAGCCGGCGCACCTGA
- the thiS gene encoding sulfur carrier protein ThiS — MSASTRDPADAAWSVDVVVNGEPMSLPVGATVADVVARLAPDAVGGARGTAVALGDEVVPSGSWAATPVVAGDRLEVLRAVAGG, encoded by the coding sequence GTGAGCGCCAGCACGAGGGACCCCGCGGACGCGGCCTGGAGCGTGGACGTGGTCGTCAACGGGGAGCCGATGAGCCTGCCCGTGGGGGCGACGGTCGCGGACGTCGTCGCCCGGCTGGCCCCGGACGCCGTCGGCGGTGCCCGGGGCACCGCCGTCGCGCTCGGGGACGAGGTCGTGCCCTCGGGGAGCTGGGCGGCCACCCCGGTCGTCGCCGGGGACCGCCTCGAGGTGCTGCGGGCGGTGGCGGGCGGATGA
- a CDS encoding GDSL-type esterase/lipase family protein has protein sequence MADRTQPDAPVYVGLGDSISIDDYAGGPGRGGASLLARNRDEDFPHWRGADLATRLPGLAWRVLASDGATSRGVVEDQLPALQRSGLRPSVVTVTAGGNDVLSRFGNTPAALDAVRAVREHLHRALERLGALTAPDARVVVGTVYDPSDGTGDATRLGLPPWPGVVGVLGELNAALGAVAAEHGARVADVHGRFLGHGLARGDAAQREARPADRELWYCGVIEPNAWGASGVRAAFWNALALG, from the coding sequence ATGGCGGACAGGACGCAGCCGGACGCACCCGTCTACGTCGGGCTGGGCGACTCGATCTCGATCGACGACTACGCCGGAGGGCCGGGGCGCGGCGGCGCGAGCCTGCTGGCGCGCAACCGCGACGAGGACTTCCCGCACTGGCGCGGCGCGGACCTCGCCACGCGCCTGCCCGGCCTGGCGTGGCGGGTGCTGGCCAGCGACGGCGCCACCTCCCGCGGCGTCGTCGAGGACCAGCTGCCCGCCCTGCAGCGCTCCGGGCTGCGCCCGTCCGTGGTGACGGTGACGGCTGGGGGCAACGACGTGCTCTCCCGCTTCGGGAACACCCCGGCGGCGCTGGACGCCGTGCGGGCCGTGCGCGAGCACCTGCACCGGGCGCTGGAGCGCCTGGGCGCCCTGACCGCCCCGGACGCGCGCGTGGTCGTCGGCACGGTTTACGACCCCAGCGACGGCACCGGCGACGCGACGCGCCTGGGGCTGCCCCCGTGGCCCGGTGTCGTCGGCGTCCTCGGCGAGCTCAACGCCGCCCTGGGCGCCGTGGCGGCCGAGCACGGCGCGCGGGTGGCGGACGTGCACGGTCGCTTCCTCGGCCACGGGCTCGCGCGCGGGGACGCCGCGCAGCGCGAGGCCCGCCCTGCTGACCGCGAGCTGTGGTACTGCGGCGTCATCGAGCCCAACGCGTGGGGAGCGAGCGGCGTGCGCGCCGCGTTCTGGAACGCCCTCGCCCTCGGGTGA
- a CDS encoding ion channel, which produces MPFLLLRLSRYLRHLTGWRLPLVIIGVVFATSWLAMWLVEPGEITEPGNYWWYFVVTAATVGYGDFFPQTAAGHVVGAYVIVGGIVTLTLLFTRLADRVQSIRGTRMRGLAPLDLQGHVVVLGYAPGHTERIVAELTAEDGLRVALCAWDDVVEHPLPERPAVSFVRGDLGSADVMRRAGVARARTVVVDGRDDDESLTITVAVHHAAPDVHTVVALRDLDRREHIGYVDPRIQCVQWHMPFLITEEALDPGITQVYHDLMRSGGHGNTYSLPLPARCAGSSFGEVQTRFGRSFGATVLAVRTGDGLVVSPPWDRALARGDVLYYVAAQRLDADTVLHALR; this is translated from the coding sequence GTGCCGTTCCTCCTCCTCCGGCTGTCGCGGTACCTGCGGCACCTGACCGGCTGGCGCCTGCCGCTGGTCATCATCGGGGTGGTCTTCGCCACGAGCTGGCTGGCGATGTGGCTGGTCGAGCCCGGGGAGATCACCGAGCCGGGGAACTACTGGTGGTACTTCGTCGTCACGGCGGCCACGGTCGGGTACGGCGACTTCTTCCCGCAGACCGCGGCGGGCCACGTCGTCGGGGCGTACGTCATCGTCGGCGGCATCGTCACGCTGACGCTGCTCTTCACGCGCCTGGCGGACCGGGTCCAGTCGATCAGGGGGACGCGCATGAGGGGCCTGGCGCCGCTGGACCTGCAGGGCCACGTCGTCGTGCTGGGGTACGCGCCCGGCCACACCGAGCGCATCGTCGCGGAGCTGACCGCCGAGGACGGCCTGCGGGTGGCGCTGTGCGCCTGGGACGACGTCGTCGAGCACCCGCTGCCGGAGCGGCCGGCGGTCTCGTTCGTGCGAGGCGACCTCGGCAGCGCCGACGTGATGCGCCGCGCGGGCGTCGCCCGGGCCCGCACCGTCGTCGTCGACGGCCGCGACGACGACGAGAGCCTGACGATCACGGTGGCCGTGCACCACGCCGCCCCGGACGTGCACACCGTCGTCGCCCTGCGCGACCTCGACCGGCGCGAGCACATCGGCTACGTCGACCCGCGGATCCAGTGCGTGCAGTGGCACATGCCGTTCCTGATCACCGAGGAGGCCCTCGACCCCGGCATCACGCAGGTCTACCACGACCTGATGCGCAGCGGCGGGCACGGCAACACGTACTCCCTGCCGCTGCCGGCGCGCTGCGCCGGGTCGTCCTTCGGCGAGGTGCAGACCCGGTTCGGGCGCTCCTTCGGCGCCACGGTGCTGGCCGTGCGCACCGGGGACGGCCTGGTGGTCAGCCCGCCGTGGGACCGCGCGCTCGCCCGCGGCGACGTCCTCTACTACGTCGCGGCGCAGCGGCTGGACGCCGACACCGTCCTCCACGCGCTGCGCTGA
- a CDS encoding RNA 2'-phosphotransferase: MDDVRLSKRLSYVLRHAPGSVGLQLDDAGWVGVADLLAALAAHGAPVSRERLERLVAADAKQRYALDATGARIRASQGHSVPVDLGHAPQPPPRVLFHGTPLRALPAVLAEGLRPGRRHAVHLSEDAATARAVGRRRGPAAVLRVDAAGLAAAGAPFSRSANGVWLVAAVPPSFLAVIERD; encoded by the coding sequence GTGGACGACGTCCGGCTGAGCAAGCGGCTTTCGTACGTGCTGCGCCACGCCCCGGGCAGCGTCGGCCTGCAGCTCGACGACGCCGGGTGGGTCGGCGTGGCGGACCTGCTGGCCGCGCTCGCCGCGCACGGCGCCCCGGTCAGCCGCGAGCGCCTCGAGCGCCTGGTCGCCGCCGACGCCAAGCAGCGGTACGCCCTCGACGCCACCGGCGCGCGCATCCGCGCCAGCCAGGGGCACAGCGTGCCGGTCGACCTCGGCCACGCGCCGCAGCCCCCGCCGCGGGTGCTCTTCCACGGCACGCCGCTGCGCGCCCTGCCCGCCGTCCTCGCCGAGGGGCTGCGCCCGGGCCGGCGCCACGCCGTCCACCTCAGCGAGGACGCCGCCACCGCCCGCGCGGTGGGACGCCGGCGCGGGCCCGCGGCGGTGCTGCGCGTGGACGCCGCGGGGCTGGCCGCCGCCGGCGCGCCCTTCAGCCGCTCGGCCAACGGCGTCTGGCTCGTGGCCGCCGTGCCGCCGTCCTTCCTCGCCGTGATCGAGCGCGACTGA